From Diospyros lotus cultivar Yz01 chromosome 4, ASM1463336v1, whole genome shotgun sequence, a single genomic window includes:
- the LOC127800073 gene encoding uncharacterized protein LOC127800073 isoform X2 has translation MATHFDRWEKDPFFSAAEEVQESADRMESTYRTWIHSMKDSPKMWNSEELRRDLQTALGTTKWQLEEFERAVKSSYTNSSADDAKERHRQFVVAIDGQILRVETSLRESAISDGKAADSWVHLDEGECNELAMFLSGRPTSSDKTFDTVELNLVEVQEEKFPAHRRTASASADIGAWKIAVADDVLPQSLSSGQPGLPPRKMPSFSGFLSTMESASKLKWQKNGYRKLKNQDHHQEADSTLSQTQLTKGINNCYERSKSCLDGCDDCYDKQLYGWHGAIQRLLQRSQYQMQYSRPLQIVFWIFLLFCLIVLFALRAI, from the exons ATGGCAACGCATTTTGATCGGTGGGAGAAGGATCCGTTCTTCTCTGCGGCGGAAGAGGTTCAGGAATCCGCTGATAG GATGGAATCGACTTATAGAACGTGGATTCACTCAATGAAAGATTCTCCTAAAATGTGGAACTCTGAAGAACTTCGCAGGGACCTGCAAACTGCTCTCGGCACCACGAAATGGCAG TTGGAGGAATTTGAACGTGCTGTCAAGTCGAGTTACACTAATAGCTCAGCTGATGATGCGAAGGAAAGGCATCGACAGTTTGTTGTTGCAATTGACGGCCAGATTCTTAGAGTAGAAACTTCGTTACGTGAATCAGCCATTTCAGATGGCAAGGCAGCTGACTCTTGGGTGCACTTGGATGAAGGTGAATGTAATGAACTTGCAATGTTTCTTTCAGGACGACCAACGTCTTCAGACAAAACTTTT GATACAGTGGAATTGAATTTAGTGGAGGTCCAAGAGGAGAAGTTTCCTGCACATCGCAGGACTGCAAGTGCTAGTGCTGACATTGGTGCCTGGAAGATTGCAGTTGCTGATGATGTCCTCCCGCAGAGTTTGTCCAGCGGACAGCCTGGGCTGCCTCCTCGAAAGATGCCCAGTTTTTCAGGGTTTCTAAGTACAATGGAGTCTGCATCTAAGTTGAAGTGGCAAAAGAATGGCTATAGGAAATTGAAGAATCAAGATCACCACCAAGAAGCTGACAGTACATTATCACAAACTCAGTTGACAAAG GGTATTAACAATTGTTATGAGAGAAGTAAGAGTTGCCTTGATGGTTGTGATGATTGCTACGACAAGCAACTCTATGGTTGGCATGGTGCTATCCAGAGGCTTCTTCAAAGGTCTCAGTATCAAATGCAGTATAGCCGGCCCCTGCAGATagtattttggatttttcttcttttttgtttgattg TTTTGTTTGCTCTACGTGCCATTTAA
- the LOC127800073 gene encoding uncharacterized protein LOC127800073 isoform X1, whose amino-acid sequence MATHFDRWEKDPFFSAAEEVQESADRMESTYRTWIHSMKDSPKMWNSEELRRDLQTALGTTKWQLEEFERAVKSSYTNSSADDAKERHRQFVVAIDGQILRVETSLRESAISDGKAADSWVHLDEGECNELAMFLSGRPTSSDKTFVSNEIRAKESMNTQKDDEQSTHKCSNHLQDTVELNLVEVQEEKFPAHRRTASASADIGAWKIAVADDVLPQSLSSGQPGLPPRKMPSFSGFLSTMESASKLKWQKNGYRKLKNQDHHQEADSTLSQTQLTKGINNCYERSKSCLDGCDDCYDKQLYGWHGAIQRLLQRSQYQMQYSRPLQIVFWIFLLFCLIVLFALRAI is encoded by the exons ATGGCAACGCATTTTGATCGGTGGGAGAAGGATCCGTTCTTCTCTGCGGCGGAAGAGGTTCAGGAATCCGCTGATAG GATGGAATCGACTTATAGAACGTGGATTCACTCAATGAAAGATTCTCCTAAAATGTGGAACTCTGAAGAACTTCGCAGGGACCTGCAAACTGCTCTCGGCACCACGAAATGGCAG TTGGAGGAATTTGAACGTGCTGTCAAGTCGAGTTACACTAATAGCTCAGCTGATGATGCGAAGGAAAGGCATCGACAGTTTGTTGTTGCAATTGACGGCCAGATTCTTAGAGTAGAAACTTCGTTACGTGAATCAGCCATTTCAGATGGCAAGGCAGCTGACTCTTGGGTGCACTTGGATGAAGGTGAATGTAATGAACTTGCAATGTTTCTTTCAGGACGACCAACGTCTTCAGACAAAACTTTTGTAAGCAATGAAATCAGGGCAAAAGAATCAATGAACACACAAAAGGATGATGAACAATCAACACATAAGTGTTCGAATCATCTACAGGATACAGTGGAATTGAATTTAGTGGAGGTCCAAGAGGAGAAGTTTCCTGCACATCGCAGGACTGCAAGTGCTAGTGCTGACATTGGTGCCTGGAAGATTGCAGTTGCTGATGATGTCCTCCCGCAGAGTTTGTCCAGCGGACAGCCTGGGCTGCCTCCTCGAAAGATGCCCAGTTTTTCAGGGTTTCTAAGTACAATGGAGTCTGCATCTAAGTTGAAGTGGCAAAAGAATGGCTATAGGAAATTGAAGAATCAAGATCACCACCAAGAAGCTGACAGTACATTATCACAAACTCAGTTGACAAAG GGTATTAACAATTGTTATGAGAGAAGTAAGAGTTGCCTTGATGGTTGTGATGATTGCTACGACAAGCAACTCTATGGTTGGCATGGTGCTATCCAGAGGCTTCTTCAAAGGTCTCAGTATCAAATGCAGTATAGCCGGCCCCTGCAGATagtattttggatttttcttcttttttgtttgattg TTTTGTTTGCTCTACGTGCCATTTAA